One window of Mucilaginibacter inviolabilis genomic DNA carries:
- the murG gene encoding undecaprenyldiphospho-muramoylpentapeptide beta-N-acetylglucosaminyltransferase, whose protein sequence is MAKRIIISGGGTGGHIFPAIAIANALKNIDPAIEILFVGANGRMEMEKVPAAGYRIIGLDIQGIQRKSVWKNVMFPIKLMNSVRRALKIIKDFKPDAAVGVGGYASGPLLYAASLKNIPYLIQEQNSYAGITNKWLGKNAKKICVAFDGMDKFFPAEKIIKTGNPIRRDSVNVAGKHMQALELFKLSAFKKTVLITGGSLGARTLNNSTAAGLDKLIAADVQVIWQTGKYYYKQIIEKLGEDHHPDVKIREFLTRMDLAYAAADIIISRAGAGTIAELCMVKKPVILVPSPNVAEDHQTKNALALVEEDAAIFLADRDAEEKLVDKAIELLNDRNLQKKLGTNIGKMAMPDADEVIARELLKITINNNN, encoded by the coding sequence ATGGCAAAGAGAATAATAATAAGTGGTGGCGGAACAGGAGGACATATCTTCCCGGCTATTGCTATTGCCAATGCTTTAAAAAATATTGATCCGGCTATCGAGATATTGTTTGTTGGCGCTAACGGGCGCATGGAGATGGAGAAAGTTCCGGCTGCCGGCTATAGGATCATTGGTTTGGATATTCAGGGCATACAGCGCAAATCAGTTTGGAAAAACGTGATGTTTCCTATTAAGCTGATGAACAGCGTGCGCCGGGCGCTTAAGATTATTAAAGATTTTAAACCGGATGCAGCGGTTGGAGTTGGGGGCTATGCCTCGGGTCCCTTGTTGTACGCAGCCTCGCTCAAGAATATACCTTACCTCATACAGGAACAAAATTCCTATGCGGGTATCACCAATAAGTGGCTGGGAAAAAACGCAAAAAAAATATGCGTGGCTTTTGATGGAATGGATAAGTTTTTCCCTGCCGAAAAAATTATTAAAACGGGTAACCCTATTCGCCGCGATTCGGTGAATGTGGCTGGTAAGCATATGCAGGCGCTGGAGCTATTTAAGCTTTCGGCATTTAAAAAAACAGTATTAATAACCGGGGGAAGCCTTGGTGCACGTACACTAAATAATAGTACAGCTGCCGGTTTAGATAAATTGATTGCTGCCGATGTACAGGTGATATGGCAAACCGGCAAGTATTATTATAAACAGATCATTGAAAAATTAGGTGAAGATCATCACCCGGATGTGAAAATCAGGGAGTTTTTAACCCGTATGGATCTGGCTTATGCCGCTGCCGATATTATTATATCACGCGCAGGGGCGGGTACTATTGCAGAGTTATGTATGGTTAAAAAACCAGTGATCCTGGTGCCTTCGCCAAATGTGGCCGAAGACCATCAGACTAAAAACGCACTGGCACTGGTTGAAGAAGACGCAGCTATTTTTCTGGCTGACAGGGATGCCGAAGAAAAACTGGTTGATAAAGCAATTGAATTATTAAACGATAGGAATTTACAAAAGAAATTGGGTACTAATATAGGCAAGATGGCTATGCCTGATGCTGATGAGGTTATTGCCCGTGAGCTATTAAAAATAACAATAAACAACAACAATTAA